In Mycobacterium tuberculosis H37Rv, a single window of DNA contains:
- a CDS encoding transcriptional regulator, protein MARPAKLSRESIVEGALTFLDREGWDSLTINALATQLGTKGPSLYNHVDSLEDLRRAVRIRVIDDIITMLNRVGAGRARDDAVLVMAGAYRSYAHHHPGRYSAFTRMPLGGDDPEYTAATRGAAAPVIAVLSSYGLDGEQAFYAALEFWSALHGFVLLEMTGVMDDIDTDAVFTDMVLRLAAGMERRTTHGGTAST, encoded by the coding sequence GTGGCTCGCCCGGCCAAACTGAGCCGTGAGAGCATCGTCGAGGGCGCCCTGACCTTTTTGGATCGGGAGGGGTGGGACTCGCTGACCATCAATGCGCTGGCGACCCAGCTCGGGACCAAGGGGCCGTCGCTGTACAACCACGTGGACAGCCTCGAGGATCTACGCCGGGCGGTGCGGATTCGGGTGATCGACGACATCATCACGATGCTGAATAGGGTCGGTGCGGGTCGCGCACGCGATGACGCGGTGTTGGTCATGGCCGGTGCCTACCGCAGCTACGCCCACCACCACCCGGGTCGGTACTCGGCGTTCACCCGGATGCCGCTGGGCGGTGACGATCCCGAATACACCGCTGCGACTAGGGGCGCAGCCGCGCCCGTCATCGCCGTGCTGTCCTCGTACGGCCTCGACGGTGAGCAGGCTTTCTACGCGGCGCTCGAGTTTTGGTCGGCACTGCATGGGTTTGTGTTGCTGGAAATGACCGGCGTCATGGACGACATCGATACCGATGCGGTGTTCACCGACATGGTGCTGCGGCTGGCGGCGGGCATGGAAAGGCGCACCACACACGGTGGTACCGCGTCAACGTAG
- the rpsL gene encoding 30S ribosomal protein S12 produces the protein MPTIQQLVRKGRRDKISKVKTAALKGSPQRRGVCTRVYTTTPKKPNSALRKVARVKLTSQVEVTAYIPGEGHNLQEHSMVLVRGGRVKDLPGVRYKIIRGSLDTQGVKNRKQARSRYGAKKEKG, from the coding sequence ATGCCAACCATCCAGCAGCTGGTCCGCAAGGGTCGTCGGGACAAGATCAGTAAGGTCAAGACCGCGGCTCTGAAGGGCAGCCCGCAGCGTCGTGGTGTATGCACCCGCGTGTACACCACCACTCCGAAGAAGCCGAACTCGGCGCTTCGGAAGGTTGCCCGCGTGAAGTTGACGAGTCAGGTCGAGGTCACGGCGTACATTCCCGGCGAGGGCCACAACCTGCAGGAGCACTCGATGGTGCTGGTGCGCGGCGGCCGGGTGAAGGACCTGCCTGGTGTGCGCTACAAGATCATCCGCGGTTCGCTGGATACGCAGGGTGTCAAGAACCGCAAACAGGCACGCAGCCGTTACGGCGCTAAGAAGGAGAAGGGCTGA
- the rpsG gene encoding 30S ribosomal protein S7: MPRKGPAPKRPLVNDPVYGSQLVTQLVNKVLLKGKKSLAERIVYGALEQARDKTGTDPVITLKRALDNVKPALEVRSRRVGGATYQVPVEVRPDRSTTLALRWLVGYSRQRREKTMIERLANEILDASNGLGASVKRREDTHKMAEANRAFAHYRW; the protein is encoded by the coding sequence ATGCCACGCAAGGGGCCCGCGCCCAAGCGTCCGTTGGTCAACGACCCGGTCTACGGATCGCAGTTGGTCACCCAGTTGGTGAACAAGGTTCTGTTGAAGGGGAAAAAATCGCTGGCCGAGCGCATTGTTTATGGTGCGCTTGAGCAAGCTCGCGACAAGACCGGCACCGATCCGGTGATCACCCTCAAGCGGGCTCTCGACAATGTCAAACCCGCCCTGGAGGTGCGCAGCCGTCGCGTCGGCGGCGCGACCTATCAGGTGCCTGTCGAGGTGCGCCCCGACCGGTCGACCACGCTGGCGCTGCGCTGGCTCGTCGGCTACTCGCGGCAACGCCGTGAGAAGACGATGATCGAGCGCCTGGCAAATGAGATCCTGGATGCCAGCAATGGCCTTGGGGCCTCCGTCAAGCGGCGTGAGGACACCCACAAGATGGCCGAGGCGAACCGAGCCTTTGCGCATTATCGCTGGTGA
- the fusA1 gene encoding elongation factor G codes for MAQKDVLTDLSRVRNFGIMAHIDAGKTTTTERILYYTGINYKIGEVHDGAATMDWMEQEQERGITITSAATTTFWKDNQLNIIDTPGHVDFTVEVERNLRVLDGAVAVFDGKEGVEPQSEQVWRQADKYDVPRICFVNKMDKIGADFYFSVRTMGERLGANAVPIQLPVGAEADFEGVVDLVEMNAKVWRGETKLGETYDTVEIPADLAEQAEEYRTKLLEVVAESDEHLLEKYLGGEELTVDEIKGAIRKLTIASEIYPVLCGSAFKNKGVQPMLDAVVDYLPSPLDVPPAIGHAPAKEDEEVVRKATTDEPFAALAFKIATHPFFGKLTYIRVYSGTVESGSQVINATKGKKERLGKLFQMHSNKENPVDRASAGHIYAVIGLKDTTTGDTLSDPNQQIVLESMTFPDPVIEVAIEPKTKSDQEKLSLSIQKLAEEDPTFKVHLDSETGQTVIGGMGELHLDILVDRMRREFKVEANVGKPQVAYKETIKRLVQNVEYTHKKQTGGSGQFAKVIINLEPFTGEEGATYEFESKVTGGRIPREYIPSVDAGAQDAMQYGVLAGYPLVNLKVTLLDGAYHEVDSSEMAFKIAGSQVLKKAAALAQPVILEPIMAVEVTTPEDYMGDVIGDLNSRRGQIQAMEERAGARVVRAHVPLSEMFGYVGDLRSKTQGRANYSMVFDSYSEVPANVSKEIIAKATGE; via the coding sequence GTGGCACAGAAGGACGTGCTGACCGACCTGAGTAGGGTCCGCAACTTCGGCATCATGGCGCACATCGATGCCGGCAAGACCACAACCACCGAGCGCATCCTGTACTACACCGGTATCAACTACAAGATTGGTGAGGTGCACGACGGCGCAGCCACCATGGACTGGATGGAACAGGAACAGGAGCGCGGCATCACCATCACCTCTGCGGCCACGACCACGTTCTGGAAAGACAACCAGCTCAATATCATCGACACGCCAGGGCATGTGGATTTCACCGTCGAGGTGGAGCGCAATCTGCGCGTGCTCGACGGCGCGGTCGCGGTTTTCGACGGCAAAGAGGGTGTCGAACCGCAGTCCGAACAGGTGTGGCGGCAGGCCGACAAATACGATGTCCCCCGAATCTGCTTCGTCAACAAGATGGACAAGATCGGTGCGGACTTCTACTTCTCGGTTCGCACGATGGGGGAGCGGCTTGGGGCCAACGCCGTGCCCATTCAGCTTCCCGTCGGTGCGGAGGCCGACTTCGAAGGCGTCGTCGACCTGGTGGAGATGAACGCCAAGGTGTGGCGCGGCGAGACGAAACTCGGCGAAACCTACGACACCGTGGAAATACCGGCCGACCTGGCCGAGCAGGCTGAGGAGTACCGGACCAAGCTGCTCGAGGTGGTCGCCGAGTCCGACGAGCACCTGTTGGAGAAGTACCTGGGCGGTGAGGAGCTCACCGTCGACGAGATCAAGGGCGCGATCCGCAAGCTGACAATCGCCAGCGAGATCTACCCGGTGCTGTGCGGCAGCGCGTTCAAGAACAAGGGCGTGCAGCCGATGCTGGATGCCGTCGTCGACTACCTGCCGTCGCCGCTGGACGTTCCGCCGGCGATCGGGCACGCGCCCGCCAAGGAGGACGAGGAGGTGGTGCGCAAGGCGACCACCGACGAGCCCTTTGCGGCCCTGGCGTTCAAGATCGCTACTCACCCGTTCTTCGGCAAGCTCACCTACATCCGGGTGTACTCGGGCACCGTCGAGTCGGGTAGCCAGGTCATCAATGCCACCAAGGGCAAGAAAGAACGGCTGGGCAAGCTGTTCCAGATGCACTCCAACAAGGAGAACCCGGTCGATAGGGCTAGTGCCGGTCACATCTACGCGGTGATCGGTCTCAAGGACACCACCACCGGTGACACCTTGAGCGACCCGAACCAGCAGATCGTGCTGGAGTCGATGACCTTCCCCGACCCGGTGATCGAGGTGGCCATCGAGCCGAAGACCAAGAGCGACCAAGAGAAGCTGAGTCTGTCGATCCAGAAGCTCGCCGAAGAGGATCCGACCTTCAAGGTGCACCTGGATTCCGAGACCGGCCAGACCGTCATCGGCGGCATGGGCGAGCTGCATCTGGACATCCTGGTGGACCGCATGCGCCGGGAATTCAAGGTCGAGGCCAACGTCGGCAAGCCTCAGGTTGCCTACAAGGAGACCATCAAGCGGCTCGTGCAGAACGTCGAGTACACCCACAAGAAGCAGACGGGTGGCTCGGGCCAGTTCGCCAAGGTCATCATCAACCTCGAGCCGTTCACCGGTGAAGAGGGCGCGACCTACGAGTTCGAGAGCAAAGTCACCGGCGGGCGTATCCCGCGGGAGTACATCCCGTCGGTGGATGCCGGCGCACAGGACGCCATGCAGTACGGCGTGCTGGCCGGCTATCCGCTGGTGAACCTGAAGGTCACGCTGCTCGACGGCGCCTACCACGAGGTTGACTCCTCGGAAATGGCGTTCAAGATCGCGGGCTCGCAGGTGCTCAAAAAGGCTGCCGCACTTGCGCAGCCGGTGATCCTGGAACCGATCATGGCGGTCGAGGTGACCACACCCGAGGACTACATGGGTGACGTGATCGGCGACCTGAACTCCCGCCGTGGCCAGATCCAGGCCATGGAGGAGCGGGCTGGTGCGCGCGTTGTTAGGGCGCACGTGCCGCTGTCGGAGATGTTCGGCTACGTCGGTGACCTTCGGTCCAAGACTCAAGGCCGGGCAAACTACTCCATGGTGTTCGACTCGTACTCCGAAGTGCCGGCGAACGTGTCGAAGGAAATCATCGCGAAGGCGACGGGCGAGTGA
- the tuf gene encoding elongation factor Tu (iron-regulated) → MAKAKFQRTKPHVNIGTIGHVDHGKTTLTAAITKVLHDKFPDLNETKAFDQIDNAPEERQRGITINIAHVEYQTDKRHYAHVDAPGHADYIKNMITGAAQMDGAILVVAATDGPMPQTREHVLLARQVGVPYILVALNKADAVDDEELLELVEMEVRELLAAQEFDEDAPVVRVSALKALEGDAKWVASVEELMNAVDESIPDPVRETDKPFLMPVEDVFTITGRGTVVTGRVERGVINVNEEVEIVGIRPSTTKTTVTGVEMFRKLLDQGQAGDNVGLLLRGVKREDVERGQVVTKPGTTTPHTEFEGQVYILSKDEGGRHTPFFNNYRPQFYFRTTDVTGVVTLPEGTEMVMPGDNTNISVKLIQPVAMDEGLRFAIREGGRTVGAGRVTKIIK, encoded by the coding sequence GTGGCGAAGGCGAAGTTCCAGCGGACCAAGCCCCACGTCAACATCGGGACCATCGGTCACGTTGACCACGGCAAGACCACCCTGACCGCGGCTATCACCAAGGTCCTGCACGACAAATTCCCCGATCTGAACGAGACGAAGGCATTCGACCAGATCGACAACGCCCCCGAGGAGCGTCAGCGCGGTATCACCATCAACATCGCGCACGTGGAGTACCAGACCGACAAGCGGCACTACGCACACGTCGACGCCCCTGGCCACGCCGACTACATCAAGAACATGATCACCGGCGCCGCGCAGATGGACGGTGCGATCCTGGTGGTCGCCGCCACCGACGGCCCGATGCCCCAGACCCGCGAGCACGTTCTGCTGGCGCGTCAAGTGGGTGTGCCCTACATCCTGGTAGCGCTGAACAAGGCCGACGCAGTGGACGACGAGGAGCTGCTCGAACTCGTCGAGATGGAGGTCCGCGAGCTGCTGGCTGCCCAGGAATTCGACGAGGACGCCCCGGTTGTGCGGGTCTCGGCGCTCAAGGCGCTCGAGGGTGACGCGAAGTGGGTTGCCTCTGTCGAGGAACTGATGAACGCGGTCGACGAGTCGATTCCGGACCCGGTCCGCGAGACCGACAAGCCGTTCCTGATGCCGGTCGAGGACGTCTTCACCATTACCGGCCGCGGAACCGTGGTCACCGGACGTGTGGAGCGCGGCGTGATCAACGTGAACGAGGAAGTTGAGATCGTCGGCATTCGCCCATCGACCACCAAGACCACCGTCACCGGTGTGGAGATGTTCCGCAAGCTGCTCGACCAGGGCCAGGCGGGCGACAACGTTGGTTTGCTGCTGCGGGGCGTCAAGCGCGAGGACGTCGAGCGTGGCCAGGTTGTCACCAAGCCCGGCACCACCACGCCGCACACCGAGTTCGAAGGCCAGGTCTACATCCTGTCCAAGGACGAGGGCGGCCGGCACACGCCGTTCTTCAACAACTACCGTCCGCAGTTCTACTTCCGCACCACCGACGTGACCGGTGTGGTGACACTGCCGGAGGGCACCGAGATGGTGATGCCCGGTGACAACACCAACATCTCGGTGAAGTTGATCCAGCCCGTCGCCATGGACGAAGGTCTGCGTTTCGCGATCCGCGAGGGTGGCCGCACCGTGGGCGCCGGCCGGGTCACCAAGATCATCAAGTAG
- a CDS encoding membrane protein has product MLARYIKMQLLVLLCGGLVGPIFLVVYFTLGLGSLMSWMFYVGLIITVADVLVALALTNYGAKTAAKTAALERSGVLALAQITGLSETGTRINDQPLVKVHLHISGPGITPFDTEDRVIASVTRLGNLTARKLVVLVNPATQQYLIDWERSALVNGLVPAQFTVAEDNKTYDLSGQTGPLMEILQILKANNVPLNRMVDIRSNPALRQQVQAVVRRAAERQAPAAEPASQGSIAERLAELESLRASGAVNAAEYESKRAQIISEI; this is encoded by the coding sequence GTGTTAGCGCGCTACATCAAGATGCAGTTATTGGTGCTGTTGTGCGGTGGTCTGGTCGGGCCGATCTTCTTGGTCGTCTACTTCACGCTCGGACTGGGCAGCCTGATGTCGTGGATGTTCTATGTCGGTCTGATCATTACCGTTGCTGACGTGCTGGTCGCGCTCGCATTGACCAACTACGGGGCAAAGACCGCTGCCAAGACCGCGGCACTTGAACGGAGTGGAGTGCTGGCGCTCGCCCAAATCACCGGGCTCAGCGAGACAGGGACCCGGATCAACGATCAACCGCTGGTAAAGGTGCACCTGCACATCTCGGGACCCGGCATCACTCCGTTCGACACGGAAGACCGGGTCATCGCCAGTGTGACCCGGCTGGGCAATCTCACGGCTCGAAAACTGGTGGTATTGGTGAATCCCGCCACGCAGCAATACCTGATCGACTGGGAACGAAGCGCTTTGGTCAACGGCCTGGTGCCCGCCCAATTCACCGTCGCCGAAGACAACAAGACCTACGACTTGAGTGGGCAAACCGGCCCGCTGATGGAGATCTTGCAGATTCTGAAGGCAAACAACGTTCCGCTGAACCGGATGGTTGACATCCGCTCGAATCCGGCACTGCGTCAGCAAGTCCAAGCGGTGGTGCGGCGGGCAGCCGAGCGGCAGGCGCCGGCGGCCGAGCCAGCGTCGCAAGGATCGATCGCCGAGCGGCTTGCGGAGCTGGAATCGCTGCGCGCCAGCGGTGCGGTCAACGCGGCGGAATACGAGAGCAAGCGCGCCCAGATCATCTCCGAAATCTGA
- a CDS encoding NAD-dependent oxidoreductase (short-chain type dehydrogenase/reductase) — protein MSARGGSLHGRVAFVTGAARAQGRSHAVRLAREGADIVALDICAPVSGSVTYPPATSEDLGETVRAVEAEGRKVLAREVDIRDDAELRRLVADGVEQFGRLDIVVANAGVLGWGRLWELTDEQWETVIGVNLTGTWRTLRATVPAMIDAGNGGSIVVVSSSAGLKATPGNGHYAASKHALVALTNTLAIELGEFGIRVNSIHPYSVDTPMIEPEAMIQTFAKHPGYVHSFPPMPLQPKGFMTPDEISDVVVWLAGDGSGALSGNQIPVDKGALKY, from the coding sequence GTGTCTGCGCGGGGAGGATCACTGCACGGCCGGGTGGCATTTGTCACCGGCGCCGCCCGCGCCCAAGGACGGTCGCACGCGGTGCGGCTGGCGCGCGAGGGGGCCGATATCGTCGCGCTGGACATCTGCGCGCCAGTATCCGGCAGCGTGACTTACCCGCCGGCCACGTCCGAAGATCTCGGCGAGACCGTCCGCGCGGTGGAAGCCGAAGGCCGCAAGGTGCTCGCCCGCGAGGTGGATATTCGCGACGACGCCGAGTTGCGGCGGCTGGTGGCCGATGGTGTCGAGCAGTTCGGCCGGCTCGACATCGTGGTGGCCAACGCCGGGGTGCTGGGTTGGGGCAGGCTCTGGGAACTCACCGATGAGCAGTGGGAGACCGTTATCGGGGTCAACTTGACGGGTACGTGGCGCACCTTGCGGGCCACCGTGCCCGCGATGATCGATGCCGGCAATGGGGGTTCGATTGTGGTTGTCAGCTCGTCGGCGGGGTTGAAGGCGACACCGGGCAACGGCCACTACGCGGCCAGCAAGCATGCACTCGTAGCGCTGACCAACACGTTGGCGATAGAGCTCGGTGAATTCGGCATACGGGTCAACTCCATTCATCCTTACTCGGTCGACACCCCGATGATCGAACCGGAGGCAATGATTCAGACGTTCGCCAAGCATCCCGGATATGTGCATAGCTTTCCACCAATGCCGTTGCAGCCCAAAGGTTTTATGACACCAGACGAGATATCCGACGTCGTTGTCTGGTTGGCCGGCGACGGCTCGGGCGCACTGTCGGGCAATCAGATCCCGGTCGATAAGGGTGCCTTGAAGTATTGA
- a CDS encoding ferredoxin reductase produces MNAHVTSREGVNEFDDGIVIVGGGLAAARTAEQLRRAGYSGRLTIVSDEVHLPYDRPPLSKEVLRSEVDDVALKPREFYDEKDIALRLGSAAVSLDTGEQTVTLADGTVLGYDELVIATGLVPRRIPSLPDLDGIRVLRSFDESMALRKHASAARHAVVVGAGFIGCEVAASLRGLGVDVVLVEPQPAPLASVLGEQIGQLVTRLHRDEGVDVRTGVTVAEVRGKGHVDAVVLTDGTELPADLVVVGIGSTPATEWLEGSGVEVDNGVICDKAGRTSAPNVWALGDVASWRDPMGHQARVEHWSNVADQARVVVPAMLGTDVPTGVVVPYFWSDQYDVKIQCLGEPHATDVVHLVEDDGRKFLAYYERDGVLVGVVGGGMAGKVMKVRGKIAAGAPIAEVLDQTQA; encoded by the coding sequence ATGAACGCACACGTGACCAGTCGTGAAGGCGTCAATGAGTTTGACGATGGAATTGTGATCGTCGGCGGCGGATTGGCAGCTGCGCGCACCGCCGAGCAGTTGCGTCGTGCGGGCTATTCGGGTCGCCTCACGATCGTCAGCGACGAGGTGCATCTGCCGTACGACCGTCCGCCGCTATCCAAGGAGGTGCTGCGCAGCGAGGTCGACGATGTGGCCCTCAAACCCCGCGAGTTCTACGACGAAAAGGACATCGCACTTCGGCTGGGGTCGGCTGCCGTCAGCTTGGACACGGGAGAACAGACGGTAACGCTGGCCGACGGTACGGTGCTCGGCTACGACGAGCTCGTCATCGCGACTGGTTTGGTGCCCCGGCGTATTCCATCGCTTCCCGACCTTGATGGCATTCGGGTGCTCCGGTCGTTCGACGAGAGCATGGCACTGCGCAAGCATGCATCCGCCGCACGGCACGCCGTGGTGGTGGGGGCCGGTTTCATCGGCTGCGAGGTGGCTGCCAGTCTGCGCGGTCTCGGTGTGGATGTGGTGCTGGTTGAGCCGCAGCCGGCGCCGTTGGCCTCGGTGCTGGGCGAGCAGATCGGCCAGTTGGTGACGCGGCTCCATCGCGATGAGGGCGTTGATGTTCGCACGGGTGTGACAGTGGCCGAGGTACGTGGCAAGGGGCATGTCGACGCGGTGGTCCTGACCGACGGTACCGAACTGCCGGCTGATCTGGTGGTTGTGGGCATTGGGTCGACCCCGGCGACCGAATGGCTAGAGGGTAGCGGCGTCGAGGTCGACAACGGCGTGATCTGTGACAAAGCCGGGCGGACTAGCGCGCCGAATGTGTGGGCGCTCGGTGACGTCGCCTCCTGGCGAGATCCGATGGGACACCAAGCACGCGTGGAACATTGGAGCAACGTCGCCGACCAGGCCCGAGTCGTGGTGCCCGCGATGCTCGGGACCGATGTGCCCACGGGCGTGGTCGTCCCGTATTTCTGGAGTGACCAGTATGACGTCAAAATCCAGTGCCTGGGGGAGCCGCACGCCACCGACGTTGTGCATCTGGTCGAGGACGACGGGCGCAAGTTCCTTGCCTATTACGAGCGCGATGGCGTGCTGGTTGGCGTGGTCGGTGGCGGGATGGCCGGCAAGGTCATGAAGGTGCGCGGCAAGATCGCCGCGGGCGCGCCCATCGCCGAAGTGTTAGACCAAACTCAGGCCTAG
- a CDS encoding mycofactocin biosynthesis transcriptional regulator MftR, with protein MPHESRVGRRRSTTPHHISDVAIELFAAHGFTDVSVDDIARAAGIARRTLFRYYASKNAIPWGDFSTHLAQLQGLLDNIDSRIQLRDALRAALLAFNTFDESETIRHRKRMRVILQTPELQAYSMTMYAGWREVIAKFVARRSGGKTTDFMPQTVAWTMLGVALSAYEHWLRDESVSLTEALGAAFDVVGAGLDRLNQ; from the coding sequence ATGCCGCACGAGTCGCGGGTGGGCCGACGGCGCTCAACCACACCGCACCACATCAGCGATGTTGCCATCGAACTGTTCGCTGCCCACGGTTTCACCGATGTCAGCGTGGACGACATCGCCCGGGCGGCCGGCATCGCCCGCAGAACGTTGTTTCGCTACTACGCCTCCAAGAACGCCATCCCCTGGGGTGACTTCAGCACCCACCTTGCACAGCTACAAGGTCTACTCGACAATATCGATTCACGGATTCAGCTGAGGGACGCGTTGCGCGCAGCGCTGTTGGCCTTCAACACCTTTGACGAATCCGAAACCATCCGACACCGCAAGCGCATGCGGGTCATCTTGCAAACTCCTGAACTGCAGGCCTATTCGATGACCATGTATGCTGGCTGGCGCGAGGTGATCGCCAAATTCGTTGCCCGCAGATCGGGTGGAAAGACGACAGACTTTATGCCCCAAACCGTCGCCTGGACAATGCTGGGGGTCGCTCTGAGCGCCTATGAACATTGGCTGCGCGACGAATCCGTCTCCTTGACCGAAGCGCTCGGGGCCGCGTTTGACGTCGTCGGCGCCGGTCTGGACCGACTCAACCAGTGA
- a CDS encoding mycofactocin precursor yields MDYETDTDTELVTETLVEEVSIDGMCGVY; encoded by the coding sequence ATGGACTACGAAACCGATACCGACACCGAGCTTGTCACCGAGACCCTGGTTGAAGAGGTGTCCATCGACGGAATGTGTGGGGTTTACTGA
- a CDS encoding mycofactocin system protein MftB, with protein MWGLLTVPAPAQARRADSSEFDPDRGWRLHPQVAVRPEPFGALLYHFGTRKLSFLKNRTILAVVQTLADYPDIRSACRGAGVDDCDQDPYLHALSVLAGSNMLVPRQTT; from the coding sequence GTGTGGGGTTTACTGACCGTGCCGGCGCCCGCGCAGGCTCGCCGGGCTGATTCCAGCGAATTCGATCCCGATCGCGGCTGGCGACTACACCCACAGGTGGCGGTCCGGCCGGAGCCTTTTGGCGCGCTGCTCTATCACTTCGGCACCCGTAAGTTGTCATTTCTGAAAAATCGCACCATCCTCGCGGTGGTGCAGACGCTGGCGGATTATCCCGATATCCGGTCGGCCTGCCGCGGCGCCGGCGTCGACGACTGTGACCAGGATCCGTACCTGCACGCCCTGAGTGTGCTCGCCGGTTCGAACATGCTGGTTCCTCGGCAGACAACATGA
- a CDS encoding mycofactocin radical SAM maturase MftC: MTSPVPRLIEQFERGLDAPICLTWELTYACNLACVHCLSSSGKRDPGELSTRQCKDIIDELERMQVFYVNIGGGEPTVRPDFWELVDYATAHHVGVKFSTNGVRITPEVATRLAATDYVDVQISLDGATAEVNDAIRGTGSFDMAVRALQNLAAAGFAGVKISVVITRRNVAQLDEFATLASRYGATLRITRLRPSGRGTDVWADLHPTADQQVQLYDWLVSKGERVLTGDSFFHLAPLGQSGALAGLNMCGAGRVVCLIDPVGDVYACPFAIHDHFLAGNVLSDGGFQNVWKNSSLFRELREPQSAGACGSCGHYDSCRGGCMAAKFFTGLPLDGPDPECVQGHSEPALARERHLPRPRADHSRGRRVSKPVPLTLSMRPPKRPCNESPV; this comes from the coding sequence ATGACGAGCCCCGTACCCCGACTCATCGAGCAGTTCGAGCGGGGGCTCGACGCGCCGATCTGCCTTACCTGGGAGCTGACCTACGCCTGCAACCTAGCTTGCGTGCACTGCCTGTCGTCCTCGGGCAAACGCGATCCCGGCGAGTTGTCCACCCGCCAATGCAAGGACATCATCGACGAACTGGAACGCATGCAGGTGTTCTACGTGAACATCGGCGGCGGCGAACCAACCGTGCGCCCGGACTTTTGGGAGCTGGTAGATTACGCCACCGCACACCACGTCGGGGTGAAATTCTCCACCAACGGGGTCCGGATCACCCCCGAGGTGGCCACGCGGCTGGCAGCCACCGACTACGTCGACGTTCAGATCTCACTCGACGGCGCCACGGCCGAGGTCAACGACGCCATCCGCGGCACCGGGTCGTTCGACATGGCGGTGCGCGCGCTGCAGAACCTGGCAGCGGCGGGATTTGCCGGCGTCAAGATCTCGGTTGTGATCACCCGGCGCAACGTCGCCCAGCTCGACGAATTCGCCACGCTGGCAAGCCGTTACGGAGCGACGTTGCGGATAACCAGGTTGCGACCGTCCGGGCGCGGGACTGACGTATGGGCCGACCTGCACCCCACCGCCGACCAGCAGGTGCAGCTTTACGACTGGCTGGTTTCCAAAGGAGAGCGGGTGCTCACCGGCGATTCCTTCTTCCACCTGGCGCCGCTCGGCCAGTCGGGGGCTCTGGCCGGCTTGAACATGTGCGGAGCCGGGCGGGTAGTGTGCCTGATCGACCCGGTGGGTGACGTGTATGCGTGCCCATTCGCCATTCATGACCACTTCTTAGCCGGAAACGTGTTGTCCGACGGCGGATTTCAAAATGTCTGGAAGAACTCGTCGCTGTTTCGCGAGCTCCGGGAGCCCCAGTCCGCAGGCGCCTGTGGCAGCTGCGGACACTACGACAGCTGCCGGGGCGGCTGCATGGCGGCGAAATTCTTCACCGGCCTGCCGCTGGACGGGCCGGATCCCGAATGCGTGCAAGGCCATAGCGAGCCGGCGCTGGCGCGCGAGCGCCACCTACCGCGGCCCCGCGCCGACCACTCCCGCGGTCGGCGCGTCAGCAAACCGGTGCCCCTGACGCTGTCGATGCGGCCACCCAAGCGCCCGTGCAATGAAAGTCCGGTGTAG